The DNA region GGCGTCATCAGACTTGCGCCCACATCTAAACCTAGAGAATCGGATGGTAACGATAGCGCGAATTTCGCATAGCGTTGGCGCCGCCGGCTGGGCACTTATCTCCGGCCGGCGGCGCTCGCTGCTGGGCGCGCCGCCATTGTCCGCGCTTATTCCTGCGTTGCTTGTCGCCGCGGCGATGGCACTGCCCGTCGTTTATCTAATAGTGCGCGGCGCAAGCGCGAGCGATCAGGCATGGGACTTGCTGTTCCGCGTGCGCACTCTGGAGACGCTCTGGCGCACGCTGCTGTTAATCGGCTGTGTAACCGCGCTGTCCGCCGCTATCGCCGTGCCGTTCGCGTGGCTGACGACGCGCACCGACCTGCCGTTCCGCAGAGCGTGGACGGTGCTTGCGGCGCTGCCTCTGGTCATTCCTAGCTTCGTAGGCGCGTTCTTGTACATCTCCGCGCTGGGTCCGAAGGGGCTATTGCAATCGGGATTAGAAGTGCTGTTCGGCGTGGAACGGTTGCCGGACCTGTACGGTTTGGTGGGTGCGACAGCCGTGCTGACGCTGCTAAGCTACCCATACCTGTTCCTTACAGTACGCGGCTCTGTCGCCAATCTTGACCCTGCAACTGAAGAGGCGTCGCGCGGTCTGGGACACGGCGCGTGGAGCACGTTCTACCGCGTTACGCTGCCGCAGTTGCGCCCGTCCATTGCCGCGGGTTCGCTGCTGGTCGCGCTGTACACGCTCAGTGAGTTCGGCGCGGTGGCGCTGCTGCGCTACGACACCTTCACATTCATCATCTACCAGCAGTACGAAGGCTCGATAGACCGCTCCATCGCGGCGCTGCTGTCGTTCGTGCTCGTGCTGATGGCGGTCGTGATACTGCTTGCGGAGAACTATACGAGGGGTCGTGGGCGATACTACCGCTCCGGCGGCGGGTCTGCGCGCATGCCCGCCGTGATAAAGCTCGGGCGATGGAAGTGGGTGGCGATGCTTGCGATGGGCGCGGTTTTGCTGCTTGCGCTCGTGCTGCCCGTCGGCGTTTTGACATACTGGTTGCTGCGCGGCTTGAACGCCGGCGAGCCGCTGCTGCTCTTGTGGGACGCGACAAAGAACTCGCTGCTGGTGTCCGCCGCCGCCTCAATCGTAACCGCAGCGATGGCGATAGCGATGGCGGTGCTGCTGGTGCGCTTCCCGACACGGCTCAACCGCGTGCTAGAGCCTATCAGCTTCACCGGTTACGCGCTGCCGGGCGTGGTGGTCGCGCTCGCGCTGGTATTCTTCGGCGCGCGCTATGTCCGCCCGTTGTATCAGACGCACTATCTTCTGATCTTCGCCTACGCCGTGCTGTTCTTCCCGGTCGCGCTCGGCTCAGTGCGTTCAGCGCTGCTACAAATCAGCCCACGCTTAGAAGATGCGGCGCGCTGTCTTGGATACAACCCGCTGCGAGTGATGATGCGCGTTACGCTGCCGCTAATGCGCTCTGGTGTGCTGATGGGCGCGGCGCTGGTATTCCTGCTTACGATGAAGGAACTGCCTGCCACTCTGATACTGGGGCCGTTGGACTTCAGGACACTCGCCACATCAGTCTGGGGCGCGACTCAGGAAGCGTTCTTCGCGCAGGCAGCCGCGCCCGCGCTGATGATAATCTTGACATCTTCCATACCGCTGACACTGCTCGCGCTGCGAGAGAAGAGGACGTTAGCGTGAGCCAACCGCTAATCGAGTGCTGGAACGCGACGAAGTACTTCGCCGATGTTCTCGCCGTTGACGATTTGAGCTTCCGACTGATGCCGGGCGAAGTGCTGTCGATTCTGGGCGCGAGCGGCTGCGGCAAGACGACGCTTCTGCGTCTAATCGCGGGCTTTGAGACGCTGGACGGCGGACGCTTGGCGTTGCAGCCGGGCCTAACTTCTGACGCGCGCAATCATCTGCCGCCGGAACGCCGCAACATCGGCATGGTGTTTCAGGAATACGCGCTGTTCCCGCATCTAACAGTCGCGCAAAATGTGGCGTTCGGATTGCACGGCTTATCCAAGGCAGAGCAGTGTCAGCGCACATCGGATGCGCTGGAACTGGTACGGCTCGGCGCGCTGGAAGGGCGCTACCCGCACGAATTGTCCGGCGGACAGCAGCAGCGAGTCGCGCTGGCACGAACGCTCGCTCCGGACCCTATTGCCGTGCTGCTTGACGAGCCGTTCAGCAACCTAGACGCAGGCATGCGCCAAGATGTGCGGCAGGAAGTCGAGGCGATACTGCGAGACAGAGGCATCGCTGCCATCTTCGTTACGCACGACCGCGAAGAGGCATTCGCCTTCGCCGACCGTGTGGGTGTGATGAGCGACGGCCGCCTAGAGCAGATAGACACGCCGGCAGCGCTGTACCGCCGCCCCACCAACATCGCAGTCGCGAAAATAGTCGGCGACTGCGATTTTCTGGCAGGCAGAGTACGCGGCGGACTCGCCGACACGGAGCTAGGCATCTTACCGTACATCTGCGCAGCCGGAAACCTGCCGGAAGGCGCAGAAATCCGGCTAATGGTGCGCCCGCAAGATTTAGAGATCGCCACAAGCGACGCCGGCGCATGCGCCATCGCAGCCGCTGAATACCGCGGTGGTGAAACAATGCTGACGGCGCAAATGCCCAGTGGTGAAACGCTGGTCTGCCACCGGCTCGGCTACTCCGCAATGGCCCGTGGCACGCGTGTAACGCTGACTCCGAAGGGTGACGCCCCATTCTTGGCGTTTGCGTAGTCCGTAGTACCACTGCGACTATCCCATCCTGTCCTGTCTATCCATGTTAATTTCAATACCATTGTGCGCCTGTGCCGTTCTTGGCGATTCAAGGTATAATGCGGACGACCGTATGATATGATGACGGGCTTGAAATTGACGCTTGAACTATGACAGCGAATGGAGCGGAGGTTTGACGGTATGGCGCTTCAGAATCGAATGAACGATATTGACCCGAAGATGCTGAATGCGGTGAAATGGCGCTGCATCGGCCCGCCGCGCGGCGGGCGCGTGGTTGCGGTAGCGGGGGACCCTTCGGACATCGGCACGTTCTATTTTGGGGCGTGCGCGGGCGGCGTGTGGAAGACTTACGATGGCGGCACATACTGGGAAAACGTATCCGACGGATACTTTAAGACTGCCTCCGTTGGCGCTATTGCCGTGTCCGACTCCGACCCCAGTGTGGTATATGCCGGCATGGGCGAAGCCACGATTCGCCTTGATGTTACGCACGGCGACGGCGTGTATAGGTCGAACGACGGCGGTCATTCTTGGGTTCACCTCGGACTCGGAGACACACGGCATATATCGACCGTGCGCATACACCCGACGAACCCGGACATTGTTTATGTAGCCGCTTTGGGGCATGCATTCGGTCCTAATGAGC from Chloroflexota bacterium includes:
- a CDS encoding iron ABC transporter permease, coding for MVTIARISHSVGAAGWALISGRRRSLLGAPPLSALIPALLVAAAMALPVVYLIVRGASASDQAWDLLFRVRTLETLWRTLLLIGCVTALSAAIAVPFAWLTTRTDLPFRRAWTVLAALPLVIPSFVGAFLYISALGPKGLLQSGLEVLFGVERLPDLYGLVGATAVLTLLSYPYLFLTVRGSVANLDPATEEASRGLGHGAWSTFYRVTLPQLRPSIAAGSLLVALYTLSEFGAVALLRYDTFTFIIYQQYEGSIDRSIAALLSFVLVLMAVVILLAENYTRGRGRYYRSGGGSARMPAVIKLGRWKWVAMLAMGAVLLLALVLPVGVLTYWLLRGLNAGEPLLLLWDATKNSLLVSAAASIVTAAMAIAMAVLLVRFPTRLNRVLEPISFTGYALPGVVVALALVFFGARYVRPLYQTHYLLIFAYAVLFFPVALGSVRSALLQISPRLEDAARCLGYNPLRVMMRVTLPLMRSGVLMGAALVFLLTMKELPATLILGPLDFRTLATSVWGATQEAFFAQAAAPALMIILTSSIPLTLLALREKRTLA